Below is a genomic region from Desulfobacter sp..
AAAAGACCATTAAATCCCTGGATGGTAAATTTGAGCTAGAAACCCCGCGTGACAGGGCCGGAACCTTCTCTCCACAGATCGTCAAAAAACATCAGACAACGCTCAGCGATGAAATTGAAAGAAAGATAATAGCCCTTTACGGCCTGGGCATGAGTTATAATGATATGGCTTCCCATTTACAGGAAATCTATGGACTTGAGATTTCAAATGCCACTCTGAGCACCATTACCGATAAAATCATCCATACCGTCAAAGAATGGCAGGCCAGGCCGTTGGAAAATGTGTACCCAATCGTATGGCTTGATGCCATACATTATAAAGTACGAGAAAACGGAAAGGTCGGCAGCAAAGCCGTTTACACAATTCTTGGGGTGAATATCGAGGGCCGCAAAGAGGTTCTTGGGCTGTACATATCCGAGAATGAGGGTGCGAACTTCTGGCTGCAGGTGTTAACAGACCTTTCAAACCGAGGGGTAAAAGATATCCTGATTGCCTGTGTTGATGGTCTAAAAGGTTTTCCCGAGGCCATTGAGACCATATTCCCGGACACAGAAGTTCAACTCTGCGTAGTCCACCAGATCCGAAATTCATTGAAATACGTTGGTTCCAAAAATAAAAAGGAATTTATGGCAGATCTAAAACGTGTTTATAAAGCGGTCAATAAGGATCTGGCCGAAGAAGAACTGGATATCTTGGAAAATAAATGGAATGACAAATACCCGATTGTGATAAAATCCTGGCGGAACAACTGGGAACGCCTCAGTCATTTCTTTAAATATCCAGAAGAGATTCGACGGATAATATACACCACAAATACCATTGAGGCTGTGCATCGACAGTTTCGAAAACTGACCAAAACAAAGGGATCATTCCCGAACCAGGACAGCCTGTTAAAGCTGCTTTACACGGGGATCCAGAACGCCAGTAAAAAATGGACAATGCCGATTCAAAATTGGTCACTGACAATTTCCCAGTTGGCAATTTTCTTTGAAGGCCGGCTGGATAAAGAGCTGGGAATTTGATAGGGATTTATTTACAGATGGAAAAGATGGTTCCAGGAACTCCACTCCAGCAAAAGTCAACTCCTCCGACGTGGCTGATTGAAGGCCCATTCTCGGACCTGACTTTTACTTCCGCTGGCGCTGAGGCAGATCCGGGAACCGAAACCGTGACACAGAATTCTGAACATTCCCGGCGGATGGCCCGGTCAACATCCAGAAGGCTGTTTCGTACAAGAACCACCTCTCCTGTTTCCTTGGCCGTGTCCGTTCCCGACCCAATGGCAATGCCGATATCTGCCTGGGCAAGGGCCGGTGCATCGTTGATCTCGTCTCCCACCATGGCCACCTTGAGTCCCTTGTCCTGGTATTTTTTAACCCAATTGATTTTATCTTTTGGCAGCACCTGGGCCTCGACCATGGAAATGCCGACTTGTTGGGCAACGGACCAGGCTGCGGCCTGGTTGTCTCCTGAGATCAGTCCGGTTTTTATGCCGGCCCGGTCAAGTCGCTGGATCGCAGCCTGGGAATCCGGCTTGATGACATCGGCCAGTCCAATGATCCCGATGACCTGGCTGTCCTGGCTGATGAAAATGGTGGTTTCCCCCTTTTGGGATAGTTCTGTTTCTTTTGATTTCAAGGCGGCCGGGATCTGGTCATTTTTTACCAGCTGAAGATTTCCTGCCTTTACCAGGCGTTTGTCCAACCGGCATTCAACCCCGTGTCCTGCCACCTCCCGCGCCTGGGTGGTTTTTTTCAGGGCAATTCCTTTGTCTTCGGCCATTTTGATGATGGGGGCAGCCAAAGGGTGGGAGGAGTTGGCTTCAGCGCTTGCTGCGATTGTTAACACATGGTCCGGGTCCACCCCTTTGGCCGGATAGATGCTGGGGGCGCATTCCCATTTTCCCGGTTATACCGCTGGCACTGGATTGTGCATGTTTGCTATCTGCTTCAGGCAGTTCCAACGCCCTGCTTTATAAAATGATCGCAGCATAATCATTTTTTCTGCATTCTCCCGATACCAAAAGATGCATGGAACTTTAAGACGTAAATTCACGACTCTCCGAATCGAACTTTCAATAGCACCGCTGCCAATAGGTAAGTTCAACGCTTTTACAGTTGAGAAATTAAGCCTCAGTTCATTGCGCACAAAATAATCCCGTTCCGTCTTGATAGCCTTACTGTTTCTGCCTCTACAAAGCTTCTGGACGGCCTGTACCACCTCAATCGCCTTTCCCTTCAGCAGAAGACCTCGCTGCTTCGATACCCAGCGTTTGCGTTCCTTGGATGACCAGGTCTTCCTTAAGCCTGCTACTGTACCCAGATGCTCAACTGCATGGTAGAAATCGAGAAGTTCATACACACGCTCAGGAGCCAAACCCAATGCTTTTAGCAGTCCGGGGATTCGATTCCAAATCCAATGTGCCCCATCTGCAACAAACAGTATTTTGTCTGAGTTCTGAATATGAAGGGAGTTCAAATAACCCTTTAACAAGTGGAATACACCATCCGGTCCATTGAAACAGCCATCAATAAATGGTGAAAAGCTTTTTTCTTGTTTTCCATGGGCGTCCACTACATAAATGATCAAAAGCTTGGGTTCTCGCCATGCCCCACGAAATCGGGTTCTATCCTTTTGGGTTTTTGGTCCCCTTTTCTTCTCTCTGAGCCGAGTGCGGCCACCATCAGTGCTGATAACGACTCGCCGCCCTTCAAGTAAATCTCTATCATTTAATGGGATTCGGCCCGCTTGTTGTTCGGCTCGAGCCCGCTATGCGTACCGATAGGTCAGTTTACGGATGACCTTTATACCCAACGTCATCCCACGGTCACAAAGCACTTGACGGACTTCTTCAAAAGAACTTAATAAGGCTGACCAAGAACTCACCATAGAAGCCAAAGCAGGCGAGCAGCGATCATGGATTCCAAGAAGGATTAAGCCAGCGTATGCACCTTTATATCTTTTTCCTTTTCGGCGGTCACAGGACCTTCGATAGTATCGAACATGAATATCAACCGAACTATCTGTACAAAGCTGAATCCAAACGGTCTCAAGCCCTTCGCTTTTCATCCGTCCCGGCCAATTGGACATCAATTCTTTTTCTTGGTCGACCTGTTCAGAGGAATCTACTGAGGCCTGGATCTTTTTTTTAAAAAAAAGGCGCTTATCCGATTTGTATACTCAAGGATTTCCTGCTCCATCTGTTCTAATTCGTTAGCGTTACGAACCAAGCGATTTGGATCTTCTTCCAGTTCTTTGAGGCATGCAAGGACTTCATCAACAGTATTACAATCTTCAGCTTTCTTCATTAGCACAATCCATTTATGTTCATTTCAGCGTAACAGAGGATATCATTCTTTTTGCTCTAAAAGACAGGCCTTTTTAAAACCGGGAAAATGGGAATGCGCCCGATGCTGGTGACTTGGGGTCGGCCCTGGGTGATGGTTCCGGTCTTGTCAAAGAGGACCATGTCCAGTTTTGAAATATGTTCAAGCGCCGCCCCTTTTTTAAACAAAATTCCCTTATTTAGCCCCACACCTGTGCCGACCATGATGGCGGTGGGGGTGGCAAGGCCTAAGGCGCAGGGACAGGCAATCACAAGTACGGCGATCATTCGTTCAAAGGCGAATAAAAAAGGAGAGACCCCGTGGCTCAGACCTGCCAGAAAATATCAATAGCAGAATGTGGCCAAAGCAATGGTTACCACCACCGGAACAAATACATTGGAGGCCATGTCTGCCAGACGCTGGATCGGGGCCTTGTCTGCCTGGGCATCTTCCACCAGTTTGATGATTCCGGCAAGCACGGTATCATTCCCTGTTTTGGTGGTCGTAAGGGTAATGGTGCCGGACTGGTTGATGGTGGGGCCGATCACCTTTTTTCCCGGGGATTTTTGGACGGGAAAGGATTCTCCTGTGAGCATGGATTCATCCACCAGGGTTTGGCCTTCAATAACGTCACCGTCCACCGGGATTTTTTCTCCGGCAACCACCCGGACGATATCCCCTTTTTCAACCATGGACGCGGGAGTGATTGTTTCTTTTCCGTTCCTGATCACCCGGGCGGTATCTGCATTCAGGGCCAGCAGCTCTTTTAATGCCTGGCCGGTCCTGCCCTTGGCATTGGCTTCAAGCATTTTGCCGATCATGATAAAGGTGATGAGCATGGCGGCACTGTCAAAAAATACAGGGGCTGCGGAATCCATGAAAAACAGGGAAAACAGAGAGTAAAAATAGGCTGCAGAGATCCCCAGAGTGATCAGAACATCCATGTTGGCAGCACGGTTTTTCAATGAATAATAGGTACCTTCGTAAAAGGCGCGGCCCGAGACAAACTGGACCAAAGAGCCCATGGCACAGAGAATATAGTTGGTAACCACCCGGTCAAAAAGCCCAAGGTGCATGATTCCCATCATGGGAAGGGTGAGGCTCAAAGCAAAGAGAAACCTGAATTTTTCTTTGCCCACGTTTTTTAAATCGCTGTTGTTTTCAGATACAGCCCCGTAACCTGCCTGGCTGACAATATTAAAGACGGCTTCATCATTCAGGATTCTGGAATCATAGGTGACAAACCCTTTTTCCAGGGGCAGGTTGATGGCGCAGGAGTCAATCCCCTCTGCCCGTTTAAAGGCTTTTTCAATGGCAAGGGAGCAGTTTGCACAGCTCATGCCCTGGATGTTAAAGGAGATGCTGGCAAGATGGGTCTCATCTTCAATGGGCGCCTTTTTTGAAACTGTGGTCTCTGTTTCCGGTTCTGGACTGCCGGATTGAGGCGTTAAAAAATATCCTTCTTGGCAAATGGTTGATTCCAGGTCTTTGACCAAGGTTTTTGCCGGGTCAAGGTCCAGAATGACCTTGTTGTTTTCAAATGAAGCCCTGACATGACTGACCCCGGGATGATTTTCCAATGCCTTTGTCACGGCTTGCTCACAATGCTGGCACATCATGCCGTAAACCTTGATTTCATGGGTTTTGATCATTTTTAATGCCTCATAAGGTGGTGGACGGCCTTGGCTGGCCGTCAATACCCCGCATATTTCACGAATCGATTTTGCTCTAGCTGCAAGGCGTCAGGCCGTAAAGCCGTAGTGAGTCTACTGCGAACGGTCTGCAACGACGCAGATGAGGTAAAATCGGTTCGCCCGAAGGGTGACCACCCTTGAAATTGGTTTGGTAATTATAACTTTCTGTATTTAAAGAAATTAATACATACCTTCCTCAAATTGTCAGTTTCTGACCTTCAGGTTATGAAATATTCGGGTCTAAAGGACTTTGGCTGTGAACCCGAATGCGGTGATCTCTTTGATCACAAGATCCATATCCACAGGGGTCTCTGATTCAAATCGGGCCGTTTGGGTCTCAAGATCCACATGAACACGGGATACATGGTCCAGGGATTCAAGATAGGTTTTTACCCGGCCCGTGCAATGGGCGCATGACATGCCTTTTACGCTCAGTTTATTTTCCATGATATCTTTCCTTTCTTTATATGAAACCGCGCCCAAGAGATTTTTCTCATAAGCGTTTTATTTTTGTTGTGGGCAAACATGGATGAAATACCAGGTCGGCCCATGGCCGTTATTTTCGGCTGTACTTGTAAACGGTTTCAATGAGTTCGTTTATCTTTTGCTGGCCTTCCCCCTTTTGAATGGCAGCGGTAACACAGGATTCCACATGGCGTTTCATGATGATTTTGGCTACCCCGTGAAGGGCTTTTTCAGCCGCTGTGATCTGGTTGATGATATCAATGCAGTATTTTTCATTTTCAACCATTTTCCCGATTCCCCTGATCTGTCCTTCAATTTTTTTTAGCCGGGTTGAGGCATCTTTTTTCACTTCCGGGTTGAACATTTTTTTTCCTTTGAGTTTGTTGTTTTCTACCATACCCCCGTAGGGTATAAAAATGGAGATCAATTCAGGATATGTCAATCCCCCGGATAAAAAAAAAGGGAATCGTTTGATTTTACAAAAAGATCAGTCTACAAAAAGAGCCAGTTACAAGAAAAAGCAGGCGGATGTGCAGAAATTAAATCGATTTAGTTGAGAAAATTAAGGGATATAACATGGGCGTTGATTTAGTTCATTTCCAGGATCTTGCATTAAAAGATCCCAAAATTGTTGTCAACGATACCGGAGCCAGGTTTGATCCTCAAACCTGCACCTTTGATCTTAAGGTATGGGACCGCAGGTATGAGGTGGATTTGAAAAAAGGGCAGGTAAGGTCTCTGGATCCTGAATTTCCCCTTTTGCATCCGTTTATGGACCTGTTCATTGTTCACTATCTTATGACCGCCGTATCCTTGCCATTGTCCGGAGTTTGGGTGTCGGAAAAGGATATTCCCGGGGGAAGTGCTTTTTTCAGGGGGCCCCACACCCTTCCCACCCGGGGGGTTGCCAAGACTTTTGGAGATGATTTAAACGGATTTACAACACTTGGCAAAACCCTTGGGGGCCGAGCCCTTGACATGGGTGATGCCGCCTTTGCCTTTGAGATTACGCCCCATATAGTTGTGGCTGTTTTGCTCTGGCAGGGGGATGAGGATTTTGAGGCCGAGGCCAAACTTTTGTTTGATAAAACCATTTCTTCTCACCTGGCCCTGGATATTATCTATGCCCTGGCCGTGATGGTCTGTGACGCGTTCAGCTGATATGGACGAGCATGTTTTTAAGAGGGCCTTCCATGGGCCCCGAAATGGTCCGGGGCCCGGTAAAGACGGTTTTCCTAGAAAATCGTTTTGGCAAGGTCTTGTATTTGAATTCCCAATTGCTCGGGGGTAAAGCAGTACTGCATGTCCAGGAAGGGCTGTCTCAGCCTTGTGATTTCATCCTTGATATCTGACCCTTTTAGAATATGGTCGGCCATGAGTTGTGCAAGGGTGTTAAAGTCTGTTTTTTTCATGCCGAACCGTGTCATTTCAGAGACCCCCATGCGCAGGGCGCCGGATGCGGTAAACCCTTCTTCTTCCGGGGTGGCCTGGTAGTTGACAATGATATTCTGGGCTTCGAGATCCTGGGCAATCTGCGCCCCTTTTCCATATCCCACGTTGAGGATGACTTGGTGGGTCTGGGTATAGGAAATATCCGGGTCTCCTGCCACATCCAGACCCTGGGATTTCAGGGCCAGGGCAAAGGCCTTTGCATTGGCAATGGTCTGGGCCTGGTAATCGTCCTTGAACTGGTTCATCTCATAGGCGGCAAACAAGAGTCCGGTCATGGTGCCCAAATGATGGTTGGACACGGATCCCGGAAAGGTTCTGCGTTTGACGGCTTCCCAGAAATCATACTCAGGGGTGCCATAATTCTTTTCGTCTAAAAAGTTGCCGGCAATCACCCCTCTCTGGGTGCCGAAAAAGGTTTTATGGGTGGAGCCTGTGATCACATGGGCGCCCTGTTTTAGGGGCTCCTGGAAATGAGGGCCGTAGAGTCCCAACACATGGGCCATGTCATACATGACCAGACAGCCCGGAGCAAATTCATCCACCAATTGTCTGATCTCTTTTACAGGCTCTTTGTGGATGATCATACTTTTGCCCAGAATGACAAGTTTGGGCTGGTGGGCTTTTATCAGGTCTTTACAGGCCTTGATATCAATTTTATAGGGGTTGTCCGCCAATACCGGGAAATTGACCACTGCAGGTTTTTCCGTTTTGGGATCCCTGGCCACAAAATCCCGTAAAGCCCCCATGGGCTGGGCGCTTAAATGGCCACCCCGGATGATATGGTTGTTCATGACCTTGGCCAGGCGGCGCTGTTCATTTTTCCGGTCGTTCCGGTTCACAAAGTCGACCAAAGCCGAGAATAAAGCGGTATTGGCCATCTGCCCTGAAATAACCCGGGATTCCACGGCATTGCAGTCAAAGAAGGTCATGAATTCCTGGTTAAGCCTTGTTTCAACCTCCTGGATAAATCCTGTGCCCTGGTAGTAAAAGACATCTTTTCCAAAAAAGGCTTTAATATCCTTGTGTTCGGCATACCGGTTCACAGGATCGGATATGGAGAGCATTCTGGTGACCAGGGACTGGCTCATCTCAGAGGGGATCAGGTTGATACAGGATTTTTGGCGCCAGCCATGGTTAAAAATGGTCTTGTCCACAAGGGTTTTGGCTGCGGACAGACTTGTGTTTGCCGGATTTTGGGGGCCTTGTGTTTTCAATTGGTCATGGGGAATGCTTCGCACATAGGGCGGGGCTTCAGACCGCATATGATAGGGCATGGTGCAGGCCGCACATCTTTTTTTTCTGATTTCAATTTCCAGGACAGCCCCTTCGTTTATGTTGCTGTCTATGAGACCCAGGGCAATGGCACGGCGTTTGGGATCTGTTTCAAAATTTCCAAAAAGTTCCGGGCCGGATCCTTTAAGATAGGGCACCATGGTGCCTGAGGTGATATAGCCCACATGGCGTCCATTGGAAAAAATTTTGTATCCTTCCCGTGCAATGCCTTTGCCGGTGACGGCAATGGGGGTGATGATTCTGGGCAGGGCCGGGTCCAGCAGACCCCCTGTCTTTTTTTCCATGGCCGCACAAAAGGCTTTGAACTGTTCGTACAGGGCCTGTTTACCGATGAATTCACCTTTTAAGGGCGAAAACGAGACAGCAAATTTAGAGAGCCTTGAGGCAAATATGGGAATCTCTTTTGTCTCGGGATCTGTGCCCAGTTCATGACCGTAAAGGGGGAGGCCTGCTTCCAGGCGCAGGGTATCCCTTGCGCCCAGGCCAATGGGAACAGCGCCGGCCTTGACCAGGCGGTCCCAGATGTCTCGGGCATGGGCATTGTCCACAAAGAGTTCAAACCCCAGGGGTTCTCCTGTATAGCCTGTGCGGGCAATATCCACCGGGGCATTTCCCATATATGCCCGGCAAAGATTGTTTCTGGCAGGTTCGGGCAGACTGCCCTGGGTGATCAACGGCAGCAGAATGGATTTTGATTTTGGACCTTGCAAAGAGATCATGGCCCGGTCAAAGGTTTTATCCTGCATGTCAACCCCGGGAAACTCATTTAGATGGGCCTTAAAATGGTCCAGATCTTTTTTTCGGTTGGAGGCGTTGACCACCAGCAGGTATTCGTCCTCAACAAAGCGATACAGATAGGCATCGTCAATGGCGCCGCCGTTTTCGTTCTGGATCAAGGTATACTGGCTTTCTACGATTTCAAGGGCAGCGGCATTGTTGGTGAGCACATGCTGGAGAAAGTCTAAGGCTTTTTCTCCTTTAAAATAGAGTCTGCCCATGTGGGAGACATCAAATATTCCGGCGATGGTCCTGCAGGCTAGATGTTCTTTGATAATGCCGTCAGGGTATTGGATGGGCATCTCCCATCCCCCGAATTCAATCAGCTGGGCTGAAAGGGTCTTGTGATTTTCAAGAAAAATTGTCTGTTTTAAATCGCTCATATTTCCTCCGTATCATAAGCAAAATACCCTTTGGCCGCCTGTTCAAAAGCCTGTGGGAATTACCTGTGGAAATTTTTGGATGTCAGGGTCTGCCATCCCGTATTAAGTTCAAGTATACTCAAGTATAAATTGGAGGGCGGCGGCCCTCCCAAGGTTAAATACCCTAGTCCTTTCCGAATATCCTGTCAATGCGTATTCAGCTTTAGGAATGAAAAACCAATTAAAAGGGATACCAGGGCCAGAATCGTACAGAAGCCTGAAACCAGGCTGATGCCCACGAGGCCGTGGTTCGTCCAGATCAGACCCCCGCAAAGCGCCCCGATCACCCGGCCGATACCGGCAACGGCATAGAAGGCTGACATGGTGGAGGCCCGAAGGCCCGGGACCAGTTCCGTGCTTAGGCTCATTGAGGTGACAAAGGTGAACTCAAAGCAGAAAAAGACCAGAAAAAGACCAGAAAAAGTCCGGCCAGGACACATCCTAGGCCCATGTCTGCGAAGGGCAGAATCAGATAGGCCCCAGCACTCAGGGCTGTGCCTGTGATCACGGATGTTTTCAGACCGATCCGGTCTGAAAACAGTGAGGTGCAGCCCTCTCCTAAAATTTCTGATATGCCGATGAATATGGTGCCGAACCCTATGGCTGCCAGGGAAAGCCCATAGGATTTTTCCAGCCATGCCCCGTAAATGACAAAAAGATTATCATTGGCCAGGGACATGAAAAATGAAAATCCCAGAATACCCAGGACCTGGGGATTTTTGACAATGGTTTTCCAATTGCTCAAAATGTTTTGTTTTGCAGGGGATCGGGGACTTGTCCCCGGGAGGCGACAACTTGTCCTTTGGCATGAATTTTAAGATAAGAAAAAAACAGACCAGGGAAAATATACCCAGGATGCAAAAGGGGGTCTGCCAGGAAAATCGTTCAATCAGAATGCCGGCCAGGGGGATCCCCGCAAGGGTAGAGCCTGCCCAGGCCGTCTCTGTGATGCCAATGACACGGCCCCTCTGTTCAATGGGTACATGCTGGCCGATAAAGCCCTGGAGGCTGGGGTCAAATATATTTTTGGTCAGCCCGGTTAAAAAAAGGGCGATCATGAGTACCGAATACATGGGGATAAGACCGGCGGCAAAGGTGCCGATGGTTAAAAACCCCACGGACAGAAGCATGAGCAGCTTATATCCGTATTTGTCGGCAAAGGAGGCCCCCACTGGGCCGAGAACGCCTGTGGCCTGGTTTACGGCAATCAAAGAGGTGATGGCAGACAGATCCACGTTCAGTCCCCTGGCAAATTCAGGGGCAAAGGGGTAGATCATCCGTTTGCTGATGTTCATCACAAGTTTGGTAAAAGTGGCAATGGAGATCAGCCCGTAAAAGGCTTTTGAGTCTTGGGTCATGGTTGTCTTTTTTCTTTAGAATGCGGCCAGAATTCTGAACTTGTCAAAAATCAGGAGCAGTCCGATGAGAATGAGCAGAATCCCTGCAATTTTATTGATGATGCCCATGATTTTTTTGGTTTTTTTCATAAAGCTGAGCATGGAGTTGATAAATATGGAGATGAGAATAAAGGGCAGGGCCATGCCTGAAGAATAAACCGCCAGAAGCCATACCCCTTTGAGTACGGTTTCCTGGCTTCCTGCCACAATGAGAATGCTGCCCAGCATGGGGCCGATACAGGGGCTCCACCCGGCCCCAAATGCCATGCCGATCGCAAAGGTGCCTGCCAGATGAAAGGGGGTTTCCTTGACATGGAAGCGTTTTTCAAATTGAAATCCCTTGATATTGATGATGCCCAGAAGATGGAGCCCGAATACCAGAATAACCCCGCCACCCACATACCTGACCACCCAGGCGTATTCTGAGGCAAGGCCCCCGAGAAAAGAGGCCGATGCCCCGAACAGAATAAAGATAAAGGAAAAGCCTGCCACATAGGCCAGGGTGGAGATGATGACTTTTTTCCTGATCGCTTTGTTGTCTGCGGTGAGTTCGTCAAGGGAGAGCCCGGTAATAAATGAAAAATACGCCGGGATCAGGGGGAGAACACAGGGCGATAAAAATGAGAGCAGTCCTGCAGCAAATGCGGCCGGAAAAGTGATGGTTTCAGTGAACACGATGATATTTCCTTTTTATCTATATTTAATCCACCCTAATCATTTTTAATTGGGTTTTCAAGCCTGGTCCGTCCGGGATGAAAAAATAATGAATATTTCAGGTCGATAAAATTTTGGCATACCCGAATAATGATTTTGGATTATATAAATTTTATATAGGAAATTTGAGTTATTTCATTCATTTCTTGACAAACTCACTCTCTTTGGGTAGGGCTGATTCTTGAAACAGACTATCATTTTTATTCGGATTATTATACCATACCTGGCTATGATGCAATTGAATCAACCCTAGTGATTGACCTTGGGAAACCACCCCGGGCAGTCCAAATTATGGAGTAAAAAGAATGGCAAAGAAGAAAAAAGAAGTTACATTGATGGATAAGGTTGTGTCCCTTTCAAAAAGAAGAGGGTTTGTATATCCGGGGTCTGAAATTTATGGCGGACTTGCCAATTCCTGGGATTTCGGCCCTTTGGGGGTTGAATTGCTCAACAACCTTAAAGCGGCCTGGTGGAAAAAATTTGTTACCGAGAGAACCGATATGGTGGGCCTGGATGCCGCCATCCTCATGAATCCGGATACCTGGGTGGCCTCGGGCCATGTGGGCAGTTTTTCCGATCCCCTCATGGACTGCAAAAAATGTAAATCCAGGGAACGGGCAGATAAACTTGTGGAAGCCTGGCAGTTTGAAAATAATTCAGAGGAAGGCCCGGCCAATTGGGCCGGTGAAAAAACCCCGCCCCAGGATATGCTGGATTTCATCAATGAGAAAAATATTACCTGTCCCCAGTGCAAGGCATTGGATTGGACCCTGCCCAAGGCCTTTAATCTGATGTTCAAGACCGAGCAGGGGGTTGTGGAAGGCAAGGGTAAAGATATCTATCTGAGACCGGAGACTGCCCAGGGTATTTTTGTCAATTTTAAAAATGTCCAGACCACCTCCCGAAAAAAAATACCCTTTGGCATTGCCCAGATCGGCAAGGCGTTCAGAAACGAGATCACCCCGGGTAACTTTGTGTTCAGAACAAGGGAATTTGAGCAGATGGAAATTGAATTTTTCTGCAAACCCGGCACTGAACTGGAGCACCATGAGTTTTGGAAAAACTTTGTCATGGACTGGTACAAGGGACTGAATGTAAACCCTGAAAATTTAAGGTTCCGGGACCATGACTCTGCCGAGCTTTCACATTATTCCAATGCCACCGCTGATGTTGAATATCTTTATCCCTTTGGCTGGGGCGAGCTTTGCGGTATTGCTTCAAGAACCAATTATGATCTGTCCCAGCATATGGAGCACTCATCCAAGGATCTTCAGTATTTTGACGAGGCTGCCAAGGAAAAGTATCTCCCC
It encodes:
- a CDS encoding glycine--tRNA ligase produces the protein MAKKKKEVTLMDKVVSLSKRRGFVYPGSEIYGGLANSWDFGPLGVELLNNLKAAWWKKFVTERTDMVGLDAAILMNPDTWVASGHVGSFSDPLMDCKKCKSRERADKLVEAWQFENNSEEGPANWAGEKTPPQDMLDFINEKNITCPQCKALDWTLPKAFNLMFKTEQGVVEGKGKDIYLRPETAQGIFVNFKNVQTTSRKKIPFGIAQIGKAFRNEITPGNFVFRTREFEQMEIEFFCKPGTELEHHEFWKNFVMDWYKGLNVNPENLRFRDHDSAELSHYSNATADVEYLYPFGWGELCGIASRTNYDLSQHMEHSSKDLQYFDEAAKEKYLPFVIEPSLGVQRSALVFLCDAYDEEEVKEGDTRVVLRLHKQLAPVKIAVMPLSKKLGEDAQKVFTLLVQELGINIDFDVQGSIGKRYRRQDEAGTPYCVTFDFDSLEDGSVTIRERDTMDQQRMKIDELSGFFRDQFKY